CGAGTTCGTCGGAGCGAACGAAGGGCTCGGCTACGTCATCCTCCAGGCCAACGGCAACCTCGACACACCGATGCTCTTCGCGGGGCTGCTGGTGATGTCGCTGATCGGCGTCGTGCTGTTCGTCGTCGTCGAGATCGCCGAGAAGCTGCTCCTGCCGTGGCACGCCAGCCGCCGGGACACCTCGGCCACCACCGCGTTCTGAACCACGCACCGACCTCCTCGTGAGAAGGGCCAGCCCATGCATGCGCGCAGACTCCTGATCGGTGTCGTACCCCTCGTCCTCCTCGCCACCGCCTGCGGCGGCGAGGACACGTCGACCAGCACCAGCGACTCCGGCAAGAAGCTGGACAAGGTCACGCTGACGCTCAACTGGTATCCGTACGGCGAGCACGCGCCGTTCTACTACGGCAAGCAGCAGAAGATCTTCGAGAAGCACGGCATCGACCTGGACATCCGCGCGGGCCAGGGCTCCCAGAAGACGGTCCAGGCGACGGCCGCCGGGCAGAGTGACTTCGGCTGGGCCGACACCCCGGCCCTGCTCGCGGGCGTCGACCAGGGGGTGAAGGTGAAGAGCCTCGGTGTCTTCCTCCAGACGACCCCGGCCTCCGTGCAGTCCTTCGACGCGAAGGGCATCGAGGGGCCCGGCGATCTGAAGGGGCGGACGATCGCGGGGACGGCCGGGGACGCGCTGTCCAAGACCTTCCCGATCTTCCTGAAGAAGAACGGCATCGGGGAGTCCGACGTCACCGTCCAGAACACCGACCCGGCGGGCAAGATCGCCGCGGTGATCTCCGGAAAGACCGACGGCCTCCTGGGCTACGCAAGCGACCAGGGCCCGACCATGCAGGACAAGGCGGAGAAGCCGGTCTCCTACCTCCGCTTCTCCGAGCACGGCCTGAACTTCTACTCCAACGGGCTGCTCGCCGGACAGAGGATCCTCGCCTCGAAGCCCGCGGTGGCGGAGCGCATGGTGAAGGCGGTCAGCGAGGCCTGGGCGGCCGCCGCGAAGGCGCCCGAGCCGGCGGTGGCGGCGATGGAGGGGGCGTCCGAGCAACTGCCGCCGAAAACGGTGCTGTCCGAGCAGTTCGCGACGACGCTGACGCTGCTCCACACGGCGGCGACCGAGGGCAAGGCGCCCGGCGTCAACACCGAGGCGGACTGGCAGCAGACCATCGACGTCTTTGCCGAGGCCGGCATGGTCACCGAGCCGAAGGCCGTCGGTGAGTACTGGGACACGAAGACGGCGCTGAAGGGATGACGATGCCGAAGCAGCAGACGACACCGCGCGTTCCGGCCGCCGCAGGGGCGGGCCCGGCGGCCGGGGTCCGGCTCACGGACGTGGCGGTCCGGTTCCGGAGCAAGAAGCGCGATGTCACCGCGCTCAGCGATGTCTCGCTGGACGTGGCGCCGGGGGAGTTCGTCGCCATCGTCGGACCGTCGGGGTGCGGCAAGTCCACCCTGCTCAAGCTGGTGGCAGGTCTGCTCACCGCCTCCTCGGGGGATGTCCTGCTCGGTGGCGAGCGCGTCACCGGTCCCCGGCACGACATCGGTTACGTCTTCCAGCGCGCGGCCCTGCTGGAGTGGCGCTCGGCGCAGCGCAACATCCTGCTCCAGGCCGAGATCCGCCGCATGGAACCGGCCGTGGCGCGGGGCCGGGCCGACGAGCTGATCCGGATGACCGGACTGGGCGGATTCGAGGACGCCTACCCGCACGAGCTCTCCGGCGGCATGCAGCAACGCGTCGCGCTCTGCCGGGCGTTGCTGCACGAACCGCCGGTCCTCCTGATGGACGAGCCCTTCGGGGCGCTGGACGCCCTCACCCGCGAGCAGATGAACACCGAGCTGAACCGCATCTGGCGCACCACCGGCACCACGGTCCTGCTGGTCACCCACTCCATCTCGGAGGCCGTCTACCTGGCCGACCGGGTGGTGGTGATGAGCCCGCGCCCCGGCACCGTCACGGAGATCATCGAGGTGGGCCTGCCCGCCGAGCGCGACTACAGCGAGACGCTGGGCCGCCCGGAGTTCCGGGCGGCGGCGGCACACATCCGCGACTTGCTGGGGGCGGTGTCCGCGCACGACTGAGGGCGATTCGCGGTGGGGGTGTCGGTCCCGGGCAGGGCCTCCTGCCCGGGACCTTCGCGTTACGGGGTCCAACGAAAGCGCCGCCGAGGCCACCCCGTACGGCTGGTCGACCGGTCGGGGAGCGGCCCCGCGCTCGGCGACATCGACCTGCCGCACGGCTACCCGTACATCGAGGACGTCGCGGTCGGCCTCGCCACCCTCGGCGGACACCCGGACGCCGACGGTCGCGTCCGGCACCTCCCCCCGCACCGGCCCGCACCACCCGGGAGATCCTCGCGCTCGGGGGAGTGCCTCGCCGCCCGCCGCCGAGGCGCGGTCCGGCCCCGGGCGCCGTACCGCACACCCGGGGCCGGACCGCTGCTACGACTGCTCAGTAGCGCAGCCGGGACAGATACCGGTAGCTGGCCCGCGCCGAGGCGAACGGGTCGGCCGGGGCGTCGTGCTCCACCAGCCACTGCTTCACCCCGCCCTGCCGCGCGGTGTCGAACATCGCCGGGAAGTCCAGGATCCCCGACCCGACGTCCGCGAAGTCCCCGTTGGGCGCCAT
This sequence is a window from Streptomyces parvus. Protein-coding genes within it:
- a CDS encoding ABC transporter substrate-binding protein; the protein is MHARRLLIGVVPLVLLATACGGEDTSTSTSDSGKKLDKVTLTLNWYPYGEHAPFYYGKQQKIFEKHGIDLDIRAGQGSQKTVQATAAGQSDFGWADTPALLAGVDQGVKVKSLGVFLQTTPASVQSFDAKGIEGPGDLKGRTIAGTAGDALSKTFPIFLKKNGIGESDVTVQNTDPAGKIAAVISGKTDGLLGYASDQGPTMQDKAEKPVSYLRFSEHGLNFYSNGLLAGQRILASKPAVAERMVKAVSEAWAAAAKAPEPAVAAMEGASEQLPPKTVLSEQFATTLTLLHTAATEGKAPGVNTEADWQQTIDVFAEAGMVTEPKAVGEYWDTKTALKG
- a CDS encoding ABC transporter ATP-binding protein, giving the protein MTMPKQQTTPRVPAAAGAGPAAGVRLTDVAVRFRSKKRDVTALSDVSLDVAPGEFVAIVGPSGCGKSTLLKLVAGLLTASSGDVLLGGERVTGPRHDIGYVFQRAALLEWRSAQRNILLQAEIRRMEPAVARGRADELIRMTGLGGFEDAYPHELSGGMQQRVALCRALLHEPPVLLMDEPFGALDALTREQMNTELNRIWRTTGTTVLLVTHSISEAVYLADRVVVMSPRPGTVTEIIEVGLPAERDYSETLGRPEFRAAAAHIRDLLGAVSAHD